A portion of the Polaribacter cellanae genome contains these proteins:
- a CDS encoding type II toxin-antitoxin system Phd/YefM family antitoxin has translation MEIVNYTDFRSNLKHWFEKVINDVSDVVIKRKNGKDLVLISLDEYNSLKETNYLLSGKNGAVLLDSIEELESGKGLRKELIE, from the coding sequence ATGGAAATAGTAAATTATACAGATTTTCGTTCCAATTTAAAGCATTGGTTTGAAAAAGTGATTAATGATGTGAGTGACGTTGTTATCAAAAGAAAAAATGGGAAAGATTTAGTTTTAATATCTTTAGATGAATACAATTCATTGAAAGAAACTAACTATTTGTTATCTGGAAAAAACGGAGCTGTTCTATTAGATTCAATCGAAGAATTAGAAAGTGGTAAAGGCTTAAGAAAAGAATTGATAGAATAA
- a CDS encoding Txe/YoeB family addiction module toxin → MQLIWSTKSWNDYLYWQKVDKKIAKRINELLKVCMRTPFEGIGKPEALKNNLQGYWSRRITSEHRLVYKCENEELFILACRYHYGQ, encoded by the coding sequence ATGCAATTAATTTGGTCGACTAAATCTTGGAATGATTATCTCTATTGGCAAAAAGTCGATAAAAAAATTGCAAAACGAATTAACGAATTACTTAAAGTTTGTATGCGAACTCCTTTTGAAGGAATAGGAAAGCCTGAAGCTTTAAAAAATAATTTACAAGGATATTGGTCTAGAAGAATTACAAGCGAACATCGATTAGTTTATAAATGTGAAAATGAAGAGTTGTTCATTTTGGCTTGTAGATATCATTATGGGCAGTAA
- a CDS encoding Y-family DNA polymerase — MIALVDCNSFYASCEQVFRPDLQGKPVVVLSNNDGCVIAANKEAKALAHIPMFQPVFKIKNILKANNVTCFSSNYTLYADMSQRVMDTLREFSPIVEEYSIDESFVDLSYYHTDELDKIVHKIKEKIYKNTGIPVGVGVAKTKSLSKMANKFAKKIPENNGVYVVDSEEKRQLLLSSAKIKDIWGVGRKHTIRIENTGAKTALDFANTNLAWVRKELTVVGERLWRELNNLPCLELVTETSVKKGIGTAKSFGKKLADYSIISEATSFYVAEVADLLRQQGSAAGCIEVFLQTNYFSNSDNQYSNKIVITLDTPTNNTIKLTKEALKGLKKIYKSGYRYKKVGVNLFNLVPENQVQTSLFYEEHKSESKELGKVIDALNSKFGKNKVKLATVGNREKDWALIKEHRSPRFTTQWSELLTIGKRN; from the coding sequence ATGATTGCCTTAGTAGATTGCAACAGTTTTTATGCTTCTTGCGAACAAGTTTTTAGACCCGATTTACAGGGAAAACCAGTCGTTGTTTTAAGTAATAACGATGGTTGTGTAATTGCAGCAAATAAAGAAGCAAAAGCGTTGGCTCACATTCCTATGTTTCAGCCAGTTTTCAAAATAAAAAATATTTTAAAAGCCAATAATGTAACTTGTTTTTCATCTAATTACACATTGTATGCAGATATGTCTCAACGAGTTATGGATACTTTGCGAGAATTCTCGCCAATTGTAGAAGAATATAGTATCGACGAAAGTTTTGTGGATTTATCGTATTATCATACGGATGAATTAGATAAAATTGTCCATAAAATTAAAGAAAAAATTTATAAAAATACAGGAATTCCTGTTGGAGTAGGAGTTGCAAAAACGAAGTCGCTTTCTAAAATGGCGAATAAATTTGCCAAGAAAATTCCTGAGAATAACGGAGTTTACGTTGTAGATTCAGAAGAAAAAAGACAGCTTTTATTAAGTTCTGCTAAAATAAAAGACATTTGGGGAGTTGGACGAAAACACACCATTCGCATTGAAAATACTGGAGCAAAAACAGCTTTAGATTTTGCAAATACCAATTTGGCTTGGGTAAGAAAAGAATTAACAGTTGTTGGAGAACGTCTTTGGCGAGAATTAAATAATTTACCTTGTTTGGAATTGGTTACAGAAACCAGTGTAAAAAAAGGAATTGGAACTGCTAAATCTTTCGGAAAAAAGTTGGCAGATTATAGTATCATCTCTGAAGCAACCAGTTTTTATGTAGCAGAAGTTGCAGATTTGTTACGTCAGCAAGGTTCTGCAGCAGGTTGTATTGAGGTTTTTTTACAGACGAATTATTTTAGTAATTCCGACAATCAATATTCAAATAAAATAGTTATTACTCTAGATACACCCACAAATAATACAATTAAATTAACGAAAGAGGCTTTAAAAGGACTCAAAAAAATCTACAAATCTGGTTATCGCTATAAAAAAGTAGGTGTAAATTTATTTAATTTAGTTCCAGAAAACCAAGTGCAAACAAGTCTTTTTTACGAAGAACATAAAAGTGAAAGCAAAGAATTAGGAAAAGTAATTGACGCTTTAAATAGTAAGTTTGGTAAGAATAAGGTAAAATTAGCAACTGTTGGTAATCGCGAAAAAGATTGGGCGTTAATTAAAGAACATAGGAGCCCAAGATTTACTACACAATGGAGTGAGTTGTTAACGATTGGGAAGAGAAACTAA